The proteins below are encoded in one region of Lactuca sativa cultivar Salinas chromosome 3, Lsat_Salinas_v11, whole genome shotgun sequence:
- the LOC128132758 gene encoding uncharacterized protein LOC128132758, with amino-acid sequence MRNLENQLGQLAQALNSREPGTLPSNTQNPSNVNDKRQCNAITLRSGKELAPKNHDLPVTNDEQHPVSVETHKKKQELKDDEKEYVEIEDITDEEYGQKKPNNEGLTSSSPSVGNEKKAQEKDARTGATVAPTTLPFPPRKSKSNEDDGQFKKFLEILSQLHINIPFVEALKQMPTYAKFMKEVLTRKRVWREFETVAMTKSFTSIIKNRLPVKKDDPGSFILPVKIGKFDKIGLCDLGASINLMPLSIFQKLGLGEARPTTVSLQLPDRSMVYPEGKIEDIIIKVDNLFIPADFIILDYEAEDDCGIILGRPFLATAEALIDVKKGEVTLRVNDEQKTFNMFKAIKKPSNVEECSFIRVTNGLVDLKEAHLNKVTRNMEENRESTVKSVVSRVKEKHDLNDSVIESSLPSLEKVYDLELKWPSEHLVKVRKKRMKHLLRH; translated from the coding sequence ATGAGAAATTTGGAAAATCAATTAGGGCAATTAGCACAAGCACTGAACTCACGAGAACCTGGAACGTTGCCAAGTAACACCCAAAATCCAAGTAATGTCAATGATAAGAGGCAATGTAATGCCATCACACTTAGATCGGGAAAGGAGTTAGCTCCAAAGAATCATGACTTACCAGTCACCAATGATGAGCAACACCCGGTAAGTGTTGAGACTCATAAGAAGAAGCAAGAATTGAAAGATGATGAAAAAGAGTATGTCGAGATTGAGGACATAACCGATGAGGAGTACGGGCAGAAGAAACCGAACAACGAAGGTCTAACAAGTTCAAGTCCAAGTGTTGGAAATGAAAAGAAAGCCCAAGAAAAAGATGCTCGAACCGGTGCGACAGTTGCACCAACAACCTTACCTTTCCCACCTAGGAAAAGTAAATCCAACGAAGATGATGGGCAATTTAAGAAGTTTCTAGAGATCCTTTCTCAACTTCATATCAACATCCCTTTTGTTGAAGCCTTAAAACAAATGCCCACATATGCAAAGTTCATGAAGGAAGTTCTTACAAGGAAAAGAGTTTGGAGAGAGTTTGAGACTGTTGCAATGACGAAAAGTTTCACGTCAATAATCAAAAATAGATTACCTGTGAAGAAGGATGATCCAGGTAGTTTCATTCTACCGGTCAAAATTGGAAAATTTGACAAGATTGGTTTGTGTGACCTTGGTGCAAGTATCAATTTAATGCCTTTgtcaatttttcaaaaattaggacTTGGTGAAGCTAGACCGACCACAGTTTCACTCCAGCTACCAGACCGATCTATGGTATATCCAGAAGGTAAAATAGAGGATATCATTATCAAGGTTGATAATCTTTTCATTCCAGCTGATTTTATCATTTTGGATTATGAAGCTGAAGATGATTGTGGAATAATTTTAGGGAGGCCATTTTTGGCAACTGCTGAAGCTTTAATTGATGTCAAAAAGGGAGAGGTTACATTGAGAGTAAATGACGAGCAAAAGACTTTTAATATGTTTAAGGCTATCAAAAAACCTTCTAATGTGGAAGAATGCTCATTCATACGAGTTACAAATGGATTGGTAGATTTAAAGGAGGCCCACTTGAACAAGGTGACTCGTAACATGGAGGAAAATAGAGAGTCCACAGTTAAAAGTGTAGTGAGTCGGGTTAAGGAGAAGCATGACTTGAATGATAGTGTGATTGAATCATCTTTGCCATCCCTTGAAAAAGTATATGATTTAGAGTTGAAGTGGCCTTCAGAACACTTGGTGAAGGTTAGAAAGAAAAGGATGAAGCACTTGTTGAGGCATTAA
- the LOC111914431 gene encoding uncharacterized protein LOC111914431 has translation MGDNVNNNENRGFEGTNPPIVCATINADNFEFKPVMFQMINNNGLFGGMSSDEPLSHLRSFNQMCDNFKQRGMTSDAFRLRLFPYTLQGKARDWFESLPSDSITTWEELREKFLKRFFPPTRNANLRNAITSFRQMDGESLWEVWERWNNLLRKCPTHRLPDDVKLETFYQGLDAQTRMLVDTSAGGALLTKSYEESVEILDRIATNNFQWPTDRVHASGSKGSTPAEVHLAAQNDALAAELATTKSMMKNMMSSNGMKEKKVDFCAVCQGVHDYSECPQNPEYVFFMGSQNFPRQNNPYSETYNPGWRNHPNFSWGGQQQQMHPPQEQFQQRPQNPPGFYQMPNQQVRPQGGAFHQASGSSSKPATPSSNQEMSPFKKAMMEFMI, from the coding sequence ATGGGAGATAACGTAAACAATAATGAAAACAGAGGTTTCGAAGGAACAAACCCACCAATTGTCTGTGCAACAATTAATGCtgacaattttgaattcaaacctGTGATGTTTCAGATGATCAATAACAATGGTCTCTTTGGAGGTATGTCTAGTGATGAGCCCTTGTCCCATCTGCGTTCCTTTAACCAGATGTGCGATAATTTCAAACAAAGAGGCATGACGTCTGATGCATTTAGGCTAAGATTATTTCCGTACACACTACAAGGGAAAGCTAGAGACTGGTTTGAGTCTTTGCCTTCTGATTCCATCACCACTTGGGAGGAATTAAGAGAAAAATTCCTAAAAAGATTTTTCCCACCCACGCGAAATGCAAATCTAAGAAATGCCATCACATCATTCCGACAAATGGATGGTGAATCGTTATGGGAAGTGTGGGAGAGATGGAACAATTTGCTGAGAAAATGTCCGACACATCGACTCCCTGATGATGTGAAACTTGAGACATTTTACCAAGGTTTGGATGCTCAAACACGCATGCTAGTAGATACATCAGCTGGAGGAGCTTTGCTCACAAAGAGCTATGAGGAGAGCGTGGAGATATTGGATAGAATAGCAACCAATAATTTCCAGTGGCCCACAGATAGGGTACATGCAAGTGGTTCGAAAGGAAGTACACCGGCTGAAGTTCATCTTGCAGCTCAAAATGATGCATTAGCAGCCGAGTTAGCCACAACCAAGAGCATGATGAAGAATATGATGTCAAGTAATGGGATGAAAGAGAAGAAGGTTGACTTTTGTGCGGTTTGTCAAGGCGTCCATGATTATAGTGAATGCCCACAGAATCCTGAATATGTATTTTTCATGGGAAGTCAAAATTTCCCACGACAAAACAATCCATACTCTGAAACATACAATCCAGGATGGAGAAATCATCCTAATTTTTCATGGGGTGGACAACAACAACAAATGCATCCTCCGCAAGAGCAGTTTCAGCAAAGGCCTCAAAACCCGCCGGGGTTTTATCAAATGCCAAATCAGCAAGTGAGACCACAAGGAGGTGCATTCCACCAGGCATCAGGAAGTAGTTCAAAACCAGCAACGCCTTCATCAAATCAAGAGATGTCACCTTTCAAGAAAGCAATGATGGAGTTTATGATCTAA